One region of Thiorhodovibrio frisius genomic DNA includes:
- a CDS encoding dynamin family protein, whose translation MPPAVGSESVQQRISDLESHLEQENPILLNAVQGFRRLDSVAYEMNLLETNKSFASQIPWWPLISILGTFSAGKSTFINSYLGQEIQRTGNQAVDDRFTVVVYSPEEKSHALPGVSLDSDPRFPFYQMSREIERVAGGEGKRIDAYLQLKTCRSERLRGKILIDSPGFDADAQRTAILSLTNHMIDLSDLVLVFFDARHPEPGAMRDTLKHLVGDTMVRSDSSKFLYILNQMDSAAREDNPEDVVAAWLRSLGEVGLTTGRFYTIYNRDVSTPITDPARRKRFEEKRDRDLADIDQRMDQVEIERAYRIIATLRKTATALNDETIPLLSQSVSRWRTRTLLADGAIFAGLAFLFLFWSITAGHWQGLHYQPGWLKYFEEVGINWGLEGLEAGMILLLIAAHFGVRKLMVVAMLPGIKKKAQAAKMPGDPAAAFVRNTRSWRPLLTGKPLGCNQWSEGRIAKVLHDCEAYVQSLNERFTNPKGIKDPATVLKAQAGEQAEGASKA comes from the coding sequence ATGCCCCCGGCGGTCGGATCAGAAAGCGTACAACAGCGCATCAGCGATCTTGAGTCTCATCTTGAGCAAGAAAACCCCATTCTGCTCAACGCGGTGCAAGGCTTCCGGCGACTCGACAGCGTCGCCTACGAGATGAACCTGCTGGAAACCAACAAATCCTTCGCCAGCCAGATTCCCTGGTGGCCGCTGATTTCCATTCTTGGCACCTTCTCAGCGGGCAAATCCACCTTCATCAACAGCTATCTTGGCCAAGAGATCCAGCGCACCGGCAACCAGGCGGTCGATGATCGTTTCACTGTGGTGGTTTACAGCCCGGAAGAAAAGAGCCATGCCCTGCCAGGGGTGTCGCTCGACTCCGACCCACGTTTTCCCTTCTACCAGATGTCGCGCGAGATCGAGCGCGTCGCCGGCGGTGAGGGCAAGCGTATCGACGCCTATCTACAGCTCAAGACTTGCCGCAGCGAGCGCCTGCGCGGCAAGATTTTAATCGACTCCCCCGGCTTTGACGCCGATGCCCAGCGCACGGCTATCTTGAGCCTCACCAACCACATGATCGACCTGTCTGATCTGGTGCTGGTGTTCTTCGACGCCCGCCACCCCGAGCCGGGCGCCATGCGCGACACCCTCAAGCACCTAGTGGGGGACACCATGGTGCGCAGTGATTCGAGCAAGTTTCTTTACATTCTCAACCAGATGGACAGCGCCGCGCGCGAGGACAACCCGGAGGACGTAGTCGCCGCCTGGCTGCGCTCCCTGGGCGAAGTGGGCCTGACCACCGGCCGCTTTTACACCATCTACAACCGCGATGTGAGCACGCCCATCACCGACCCGGCACGGCGCAAGCGCTTCGAGGAGAAGCGCGATCGCGATCTGGCCGACATTGACCAGCGCATGGATCAGGTCGAAATCGAACGCGCGTATCGCATCATCGCCACCCTGCGCAAGACCGCCACGGCGCTCAACGACGAGACCATCCCACTGCTCAGCCAATCGGTATCGCGCTGGCGCACCCGCACTCTGCTGGCCGATGGCGCCATTTTCGCGGGCCTAGCCTTTCTGTTTTTGTTCTGGAGCATTACCGCCGGGCACTGGCAGGGGCTGCACTACCAGCCCGGCTGGCTCAAGTATTTTGAAGAGGTTGGCATTAACTGGGGGCTTGAGGGGCTCGAGGCGGGCATGATCCTGCTGCTGATCGCCGCCCATTTTGGCGTGCGCAAGCTCATGGTGGTCGCCATGCTGCCTGGCATCAAAAAGAAAGCGCAAGCAGCGAAAATGCCCGGCGATCCGGCGGCGGCCTTCGTGCGCAACACCCGCAGTTGGCGCCCGCTGCTCACCGGCAAGCCCCTGGGCTGCAACCAATGGAGCGAGGGCCGCATCGCCAAGGTGCTGCACGACTGCGAGGCCTATGTGCAAAGCCTGAACGAGCGCTTCACCAACCCCAAGGGCATCAAGGACCCAGCCACCGTGCTCAAGGCGCAGGCGGGCGAGCAGGCCGAGGGCGCAAGCAAAGCCTGA
- a CDS encoding efflux RND transporter periplasmic adaptor subunit — MGFKAKPVLTAASSLLAVTVLALPGLVREAIASDEAIVVRQAEGFPTMSVGGTVMPYKEVTFAAQMPGRVKFIAGIEGDSFDQDAVLVSIDASELEAKREALFAQMASADSQIRNADVQYNRELYSPRSKSAPGGMGVPNLFDQMLTRPMEDFIGERDQGAEEAADLYASRTQVREAHHQMMRLQAELRALDSKLRDARSIAPFDGVIVSKLVEVGDTVQPGQPLLKFADMEFLQVEVDVPARLRSGLREGMMLRAELDIPASGPGARAGASPNVPVRIAQIFPMADPQRHTIKVKFDLPQGTSEPGMYATVLVPDFNVPARTSPVVPRSAIRYNGSLPGVYVLDENGLPQLRLVRVGDTTPEGGVSILSGLRAGERILANPGPGIASGWSSRPTGDEKH; from the coding sequence ATGGGATTCAAAGCGAAACCTGTGCTAACAGCCGCTAGCAGCCTGCTGGCGGTGACCGTTCTTGCCCTGCCGGGGCTGGTGCGCGAGGCAATCGCCTCCGACGAGGCGATTGTGGTGCGTCAAGCCGAGGGGTTCCCGACCATGTCGGTCGGTGGAACCGTGATGCCCTACAAGGAGGTGACCTTCGCCGCGCAAATGCCAGGGCGGGTTAAATTCATCGCCGGTATCGAAGGGGATTCTTTCGATCAGGACGCTGTGCTGGTGTCGATTGACGCAAGCGAACTTGAGGCGAAACGCGAGGCGCTGTTCGCGCAAATGGCCTCGGCGGATTCCCAGATTCGCAATGCCGATGTGCAATACAACCGCGAGCTTTACTCGCCGCGGTCAAAGTCGGCACCCGGCGGCATGGGTGTGCCGAATCTGTTTGACCAGATGTTGACCCGCCCGATGGAAGACTTTATCGGCGAGCGTGATCAGGGCGCTGAAGAGGCCGCCGATCTTTACGCCTCTCGCACCCAGGTGCGCGAGGCCCATCATCAGATGATGCGTTTGCAGGCCGAGTTGCGCGCGCTCGACTCCAAACTGCGTGACGCGCGCTCGATCGCACCCTTCGACGGGGTGATTGTCAGCAAGCTTGTCGAGGTGGGCGATACGGTGCAGCCGGGTCAACCGCTGCTGAAATTTGCCGACATGGAATTTCTGCAGGTGGAGGTCGATGTGCCGGCGCGACTGCGCTCGGGTTTGCGTGAGGGCATGATGCTGCGCGCCGAACTCGACATCCCGGCGAGCGGTCCTGGTGCGCGTGCCGGTGCCTCGCCCAATGTGCCGGTGCGCATCGCGCAAATCTTCCCGATGGCCGACCCGCAGCGCCACACTATCAAGGTGAAATTCGACCTGCCGCAGGGCACCTCGGAGCCTGGCATGTATGCCACCGTGCTGGTGCCGGATTTTAACGTCCCGGCGCGCACCAGTCCGGTCGTGCCGCGCTCGGCTATCCGCTATAACGGCAGCCTGCCTGGCGTCTATGTGCTCGACGAGAACGGCCTGCCGCAGTTGCGACTGGTGCGTGTGGGTGACACCACGCCCGAGGGCGGTGTGAGTATTCTCAGTGGCCTGCGCGCTGGCGAGCGCATTCTGGCCAATCCCGGCCCTGGTATCGCCAGCGGCTGGTCCAGTCGCCCGACTGGGGACGAGAAGCACTGA
- a CDS encoding efflux RND transporter permease subunit → MPMSQDDMHPEGDVPSNDLNSNGLAEKGPQKNDARASENLGLAGKTARAFIHSPLSPLLYVAMLAMGLLGLIATPRQEDPQISVPMIDIMVQYPGASAQQVSNLAMQPLERIMSEIPGVKHVYSAAQRGQGMVTVEFKVGEEMGPSLVKVNDKIASNMDKIPPGVMPPMVKTKGIDDVPIVTLTIWSKDVDGNGQPDVDDGQLRLLAQDVLQVLKEVKNTGNSFIVGGRREQVTVDVWPERLASYQISLGQVANTITTANAETTAGGVESSGSHFSVTTGAFLKNADEINRLVVGTFNQVPVYVHDLGRVRQGPEDAEQMVQYYTGPAAPEGLVANGEPAVTIAIAKKPLTNGVTVADAIIEKVEELRGTRIPHNVEVSVTRNYGETADEKVSELIFKLFVATFFVFVLVLLAFRAVKPAIVVMLVIPVVLLMTIFVAWITDYTIDRVSLFALIFSIGILVDDAIVVVENIYRRWLEEGKTDEFTAIDAVREVGNPTILATFTVIAALLPMGFVSGMMGPYMEPIPALGSVAMLISLFAAFVFTPYLAISNWLRPSMQFLRVAEKREHREAEHLQKLYRRILIPLIENKRKRATFKLALWGTFLFTCSFFYFSWVPVKMLPLDNKPEFSVVIDMPEGTALPVTANLANQMADRLRELPEVTAIQLYAGTARPFDFNGMVRHYYLRSEPWQGELQVQLTNKHDRDRSSHELAVAAREMLKPMAEQRGARISVVEMPPGPPVLQAVVAEIHGPSDEVRRQFAHEMTEFFEQAESTRDVDNYMRDSFDYWRFHVDTEKAVRRGISVDRINQNLGMALGGAELGDVKQISGHEPIRILIQVPLAERSQIQTLGDLPIQSDAGFTVPLRELGRFERVPEEAIIYRKDLRGVEFVVADVGGDLAAPVYAMLQIGDEMAAADYHAPDGTKPEGFWLGPPPSDQVSGWEWGGEWTVTYETFRDMGAAFGVALVLIYILVVWEFGNFRIPLIIMAPIPLTLLGIIPAHFLAFQFGLGGEFTATSMIGWIALAGIIVRNSILLVDFSISEVQKGVPVTDAVVRACTTRTRPIVITALALVAGSSVIFSDPIFQGMAISLASGVLVSTVLTLIVIPLGCVAASKELCEVAVASAPPGVDVPCARMLGKGEPTTSARPSPATKSAPSKLKYLGEGLLMIGYALRGLGLLIYSAVKDAWRKHRAKGREKPVQAAESVSRRNALRVRAERASQEAASASKPPEPDVPAASKPEPAGELAAPVDEAMPASPAPAKTAPAKKAPVKNAPAKPPTKKAPVKKSSSTSATTRKTTAKASGAGTGTGSSTAASSKAPAKKPASTSARKKPARRGIRLKTDEDQGGTTE, encoded by the coding sequence ATGCCCATGAGCCAGGATGACATGCACCCGGAAGGGGACGTCCCGTCAAACGACCTGAATTCCAATGGCCTTGCAGAGAAAGGCCCCCAGAAAAACGACGCTCGGGCTAGCGAGAACCTTGGCCTCGCCGGCAAAACTGCCCGAGCCTTCATTCATTCCCCCCTGTCCCCGCTGCTCTATGTTGCCATGCTGGCCATGGGCCTGCTGGGGCTGATTGCCACCCCGCGCCAGGAAGACCCGCAGATCTCGGTGCCCATGATTGACATCATGGTGCAGTATCCGGGCGCTTCGGCGCAGCAGGTGTCAAACCTCGCCATGCAGCCGCTCGAGCGCATCATGAGCGAGATTCCAGGCGTTAAGCATGTCTACTCCGCCGCTCAGCGCGGCCAGGGCATGGTGACGGTGGAATTCAAAGTCGGCGAGGAGATGGGTCCGTCGCTGGTGAAGGTGAACGACAAGATCGCCTCCAACATGGACAAGATTCCGCCCGGGGTCATGCCGCCCATGGTCAAGACCAAGGGCATCGACGACGTGCCCATTGTCACCCTCACGATCTGGTCGAAGGATGTTGACGGCAATGGCCAGCCGGATGTCGATGACGGCCAGTTGCGGCTATTGGCGCAGGATGTGCTGCAGGTGCTCAAAGAGGTCAAGAACACCGGCAACAGTTTCATTGTTGGCGGGCGACGCGAGCAGGTCACAGTCGATGTCTGGCCGGAGCGGCTGGCGAGCTATCAGATCAGCCTTGGCCAGGTCGCCAACACCATCACCACCGCCAATGCCGAGACCACCGCTGGCGGGGTGGAGTCGAGTGGCTCGCATTTCTCGGTCACCACCGGGGCTTTCTTAAAGAATGCCGATGAGATCAATCGCCTGGTGGTGGGCACCTTCAACCAGGTGCCCGTCTATGTGCATGATCTCGGTCGCGTGCGCCAGGGACCGGAAGACGCCGAGCAGATGGTGCAGTATTACACCGGTCCGGCGGCGCCCGAGGGACTGGTGGCCAATGGCGAGCCGGCAGTGACCATTGCTATTGCCAAAAAGCCGCTGACCAATGGCGTGACAGTGGCCGATGCCATTATCGAGAAGGTCGAGGAACTGCGCGGTACGCGCATTCCGCACAATGTTGAGGTTAGCGTCACCCGCAATTATGGCGAGACGGCCGATGAGAAAGTCTCCGAGCTGATCTTTAAGCTCTTTGTGGCGACCTTCTTTGTCTTTGTCCTAGTGTTGCTCGCCTTCCGCGCCGTCAAGCCCGCCATTGTGGTCATGCTGGTCATCCCGGTGGTTCTCTTGATGACCATCTTCGTCGCCTGGATCACCGACTACACCATCGACCGGGTGAGCCTGTTCGCGCTCATTTTCTCCATCGGTATTCTGGTCGACGATGCCATTGTGGTGGTCGAGAATATCTACCGACGCTGGCTCGAAGAAGGCAAGACCGACGAATTCACTGCCATTGATGCGGTGCGCGAGGTTGGCAACCCCACCATTCTGGCTACCTTCACCGTCATTGCCGCGCTGCTGCCGATGGGCTTCGTCAGCGGCATGATGGGCCCCTACATGGAACCCATCCCGGCGCTCGGGTCGGTCGCCATGCTGATCTCGCTCTTTGCGGCCTTTGTCTTCACACCCTATCTGGCCATTTCCAACTGGCTGCGCCCGTCGATGCAGTTCTTGCGGGTGGCCGAGAAGCGCGAGCACCGCGAAGCCGAGCATCTGCAAAAACTCTACCGGCGCATTCTGATCCCGCTTATCGAGAACAAGCGCAAGCGCGCCACTTTCAAGTTGGCGCTCTGGGGCACCTTCCTGTTCACCTGTAGCTTTTTCTACTTCAGCTGGGTGCCGGTGAAGATGCTGCCGTTGGACAACAAGCCAGAGTTCTCGGTGGTGATCGATATGCCTGAGGGCACGGCATTGCCGGTGACCGCCAATCTGGCCAACCAGATGGCCGACCGCCTGCGCGAGTTACCGGAGGTCACGGCGATCCAGCTGTATGCCGGCACCGCGCGCCCGTTCGATTTCAACGGCATGGTGCGCCACTATTATCTTCGCTCCGAGCCCTGGCAGGGTGAACTGCAAGTGCAGCTGACCAATAAGCATGATCGCGACCGTTCCAGTCACGAGCTTGCCGTGGCCGCGCGCGAGATGCTCAAACCCATGGCCGAACAGCGCGGCGCGCGCATTTCAGTGGTCGAGATGCCGCCCGGCCCACCGGTGCTGCAAGCTGTGGTGGCCGAGATTCATGGCCCCTCGGACGAGGTGCGGCGGCAGTTCGCGCACGAGATGACCGAGTTTTTCGAGCAGGCTGAGAGCACGCGCGACGTCGACAACTACATGCGCGACAGCTTCGACTACTGGCGCTTCCACGTCGATACCGAAAAAGCCGTGCGCCGTGGTATTTCAGTCGACCGCATCAACCAGAATCTCGGCATGGCCTTAGGCGGCGCGGAACTTGGCGATGTGAAGCAGATTTCCGGCCATGAGCCCATTCGAATTCTCATACAGGTGCCTCTGGCCGAGCGTTCCCAAATCCAGACCCTGGGTGATCTGCCAATTCAGTCCGACGCTGGCTTTACCGTGCCGCTGCGCGAACTTGGCCGTTTCGAGCGGGTGCCCGAGGAAGCTATCATCTACCGCAAGGACCTGCGCGGGGTCGAATTTGTGGTCGCGGATGTCGGCGGCGATTTGGCCGCGCCCGTCTATGCCATGCTCCAGATTGGCGATGAGATGGCGGCGGCCGATTATCACGCACCCGATGGCACCAAGCCCGAGGGCTTCTGGCTGGGGCCCCCACCGAGCGACCAAGTCTCCGGCTGGGAATGGGGCGGTGAGTGGACAGTCACGTACGAGACCTTCCGTGACATGGGCGCAGCCTTTGGTGTCGCGCTGGTGCTGATCTACATTCTGGTGGTGTGGGAGTTCGGCAACTTCCGCATTCCGCTGATCATCATGGCGCCTATTCCGCTGACTCTGCTCGGCATTATTCCGGCGCATTTTCTCGCCTTCCAATTCGGCCTCGGTGGCGAGTTTACCGCCACCTCCATGATCGGTTGGATTGCCCTGGCCGGCATTATTGTGCGCAATTCCATTTTGTTGGTGGACTTCTCCATCAGCGAGGTGCAAAAAGGCGTGCCTGTCACCGATGCCGTGGTGCGCGCCTGTACCACCAGAACCCGGCCAATTGTGATTACCGCGCTGGCGCTGGTGGCTGGCTCAAGCGTCATCTTCAGCGATCCCATCTTTCAGGGCATGGCGATCTCGCTTGCTTCGGGCGTTTTGGTCTCAACAGTCCTCACCCTGATTGTCATCCCGCTGGGCTGCGTGGCGGCCAGCAAAGAGTTGTGCGAGGTGGCTGTGGCCTCGGCACCGCCCGGGGTTGATGTGCCCTGCGCCCGGATGCTTGGCAAAGGCGAGCCGACAACCAGCGCGCGCCCGTCGCCCGCGACTAAGAGCGCCCCCTCGAAGCTGAAATACCTGGGCGAAGGTCTGCTGATGATTGGCTATGCCCTGCGCGGGCTGGGGCTGCTGATTTATAGCGCCGTTAAGGATGCCTGGCGCAAACACCGCGCCAAGGGTCGCGAAAAACCGGTGCAGGCTGCAGAATCCGTCTCCCGGCGCAATGCGCTCAGGGTGCGCGCCGAGCGGGCATCCCAGGAAGCAGCTAGCGCGAGTAAGCCGCCCGAGCCAGATGTGCCTGCCGCGAGCAAACCCGAGCCTGCTGGCGAGTTGGCTGCGCCGGTTGACGAGGCTATGCCGGCGAGCCCGGCGCCAGCCAAAACCGCTCCAGCGAAAAAAGCACCAGTTAAAAATGCGCCAGCCAAGCCGCCAACCAAAAAGGCGCCGGTGAAAAAGTCCAGCAGCACCAGTGCCACCACCAGAAAGACCACGGCCAAGGCATCTGGCGCCGGAACAGGCACTGGCAGCAGCACTGCGGCATCAAGCAAGGCGCCAGCCAAGAAACCGGCCAGCACGAGCGCGCGCAAGAAACCGGCCCGACGGGGTATTCGGCTGAAAACCGACGAGGATCAAGGCGGAACCACCGAATGA
- a CDS encoding ParA family protein translates to MITVVGSLKGGSGKSTLTFNLGVWLAMAEVDVQLIDADPQATLTDVNQVRIEEGFAPALKVRDQSALTAENLAEAAETLIDIGTSDMDSLRLALSLCDRVLVPVPPSQADIWSTQRFVGLVESVERDRPGPEILGFINRGDTHHAVRETDEAAAALVSLNGVRFVRSRLSLRTVFRRSFSEGLAAFELDPRGKASREFNALAAALYPHLLR, encoded by the coding sequence GTGATCACTGTTGTCGGGTCTCTGAAAGGCGGTTCGGGCAAAAGCACGCTCACCTTCAACCTGGGAGTCTGGCTGGCGATGGCCGAGGTCGACGTGCAGTTGATCGACGCCGACCCCCAGGCCACCCTGACCGACGTGAACCAGGTGCGGATCGAGGAAGGCTTCGCGCCCGCGCTCAAGGTGCGCGATCAAAGTGCGCTGACGGCTGAGAACCTGGCCGAGGCCGCCGAGACCCTGATCGATATCGGTACCTCGGACATGGATTCGCTGCGCCTCGCGCTATCCCTGTGCGACCGGGTGCTGGTGCCGGTGCCACCGTCGCAGGCTGATATCTGGTCCACCCAGCGCTTTGTGGGTTTGGTCGAATCCGTGGAGCGTGACCGTCCAGGACCCGAGATTCTCGGCTTTATTAATCGCGGCGACACCCATCACGCGGTGCGGGAAACAGACGAGGCGGCAGCTGCGCTGGTATCGCTGAACGGAGTGCGTTTCGTGCGTAGCCGCTTGTCGCTGCGGACTGTGTTTCGGCGTTCCTTCAGCGAGGGGTTGGCGGCATTTGAGCTCGATCCGCGCGGCAAGGCCTCGAGGGAATTCAACGCGCTGGCGGCGGCGCTATATCCGCATTTGCTGCGTTAG
- a CDS encoding 5'-nucleotidase: MSEPLSDIRLVVAISSRALFDLAESHRVFENQGIEAYHAYQVAHEGDVLEPGVAFVLVKKLLALNERLGERGQVDVILLSRNSSDTGLRVFNSIHHYGLDIARAAFTSGESPYRYVSAFGAHLFLSVDPSDVRQALMAGCAAATIWASPPFANTRNDEQLRIAFDGDAVLFSDESERIFRRDGLAAFNANEVAAAREPLSDGPFKGFLLALQRIQSIFPAEESPLRTALITARGAPSHERVIRTLRAWDIRIDEALFLSGLGKGRFLKAFDADIFFDDQETHCQDASTLVATGHVPLGVANPSPGPERAEMAKCFRV; the protein is encoded by the coding sequence ATGTCTGAGCCTTTGTCCGATATCCGCCTGGTGGTGGCCATCTCCTCGCGGGCGCTGTTCGATCTGGCCGAATCCCATCGAGTGTTCGAGAATCAGGGCATCGAGGCTTATCACGCCTATCAGGTGGCGCATGAAGGCGACGTCCTTGAACCCGGCGTTGCCTTTGTGCTGGTCAAAAAGCTGTTGGCCCTGAATGAACGGCTCGGCGAACGTGGTCAAGTCGATGTGATTCTGCTCTCGCGCAATAGCTCAGACACCGGGCTGCGAGTGTTCAATTCCATTCATCACTACGGACTCGACATTGCCCGTGCCGCTTTTACCAGCGGTGAAAGCCCATATCGCTATGTGTCCGCCTTTGGCGCGCACCTCTTCCTCTCGGTCGATCCTAGCGACGTGCGCCAGGCGCTGATGGCCGGCTGCGCGGCAGCCACCATCTGGGCCAGCCCGCCTTTTGCCAACACGCGCAATGACGAGCAGTTGCGCATTGCCTTCGACGGCGACGCCGTGCTTTTCTCAGATGAGTCAGAGCGGATTTTTCGCCGCGATGGGCTCGCGGCCTTTAACGCCAATGAAGTGGCTGCCGCGCGCGAGCCCCTCTCCGATGGCCCGTTTAAAGGCTTTCTGCTCGCGCTGCAACGCATTCAAAGCATCTTTCCAGCAGAGGAATCGCCGCTGCGCACGGCCTTGATCACGGCTCGTGGGGCGCCCTCGCACGAACGGGTGATTCGCACCCTGCGCGCCTGGGATATCCGCATCGACGAGGCGCTGTTTCTCAGTGGGCTCGGCAAGGGACGCTTCCTGAAGGCGTTTGACGCCGATATTTTCTTCGACGATCAGGAAACCCATTGTCAGGATGCCAGCACTCTGGTAGCGACTGGGCATGTGCCTTTGGGTGTGGCTAATCCGTCACCCGGCCCAGAACGAGCCGAAATGGCAAAGTGTTTCAGGGTATGA
- a CDS encoding EAL domain-containing protein — protein MANPANHFQLLILAAKAADAEAVLATLKRGQLPVRGAFSMNPKSLVRASHADLILACIGETVSAQEIATAYAEIDQRIPLIVIAPPGEQDGNALHLLRAGANGLLTPGDETALTRSVRREWKLWTASQQAKALYARLKRSERHLQALLKAGSEGLQSSQRLDPQAVMRSLTGDADGDGTPQGSLMDLLSPEYREALGPLLAGQSDEQPADQEKPSAEPTAEKSTEPALDLTLKPSGEQPPPEPPPTNKQAQEEPLALQASSEPDAIRPAADLPPLTLATSEEPLPDLSDQPQALSGRPLSDDELIEQIDRALEKDAFKLAYQPIISLRGDSQERYSVLLRLLDDNRSFRAADDLLEPAARSGRMPDVDRWVIAHALRELSARRQAGHRAHFLLSLSAALLQDPDLLLWICDQLRQNSIRGNWVSFQIHEQDVRTLGDSAHALASGLGQVKSKVVVSSFGRNPDSELLLNDFPLDFVRLAPALTDNLSADQLKSGHVTHLLSAAQSRGIRSIAGCIEDERTLAAIWRAGADYVQGKVLGRPSSVFDLNN, from the coding sequence ATGGCCAATCCGGCAAATCACTTTCAGCTGCTGATTCTGGCCGCCAAGGCGGCTGACGCGGAAGCAGTGCTGGCGACCCTGAAACGCGGTCAGTTGCCGGTGCGCGGGGCTTTCTCGATGAACCCCAAGAGCCTGGTTCGCGCAAGCCACGCCGATCTGATTCTCGCCTGCATTGGCGAGACGGTCTCTGCTCAAGAGATCGCCACAGCCTACGCCGAAATCGACCAGCGCATTCCGCTCATCGTCATCGCCCCTCCCGGAGAACAGGACGGCAACGCCCTGCATCTGCTGCGCGCGGGTGCCAATGGACTGCTGACACCCGGAGACGAGACTGCACTGACCCGCAGCGTGCGGCGCGAATGGAAACTCTGGACCGCCTCCCAGCAAGCCAAAGCTCTTTATGCGCGGCTCAAACGCAGCGAACGTCACCTGCAGGCACTACTGAAAGCCGGTAGCGAGGGTCTCCAGTCCAGCCAGCGCCTCGATCCCCAAGCGGTCATGCGCTCCCTGACCGGAGACGCGGATGGCGACGGAACGCCCCAGGGCAGCCTGATGGATTTGCTCTCTCCCGAGTATCGCGAGGCCCTTGGCCCGCTGCTTGCGGGTCAGTCAGACGAGCAGCCCGCAGACCAAGAGAAGCCCTCAGCCGAGCCCACTGCTGAAAAGTCAACTGAACCCGCCCTTGACCTCACCCTGAAACCCAGCGGAGAGCAACCGCCACCAGAACCCCCGCCCACCAACAAACAGGCACAAGAGGAACCCCTGGCGCTGCAAGCGTCATCGGAACCAGATGCCATTCGCCCCGCCGCCGATCTTCCGCCACTCACACTCGCCACCAGCGAGGAGCCCCTGCCGGACCTAAGCGATCAGCCCCAGGCGCTGTCCGGACGCCCGCTCAGCGATGACGAACTGATTGAGCAGATTGATCGCGCGCTTGAGAAGGACGCCTTCAAGCTCGCCTATCAACCCATTATCAGCCTGCGCGGCGACAGCCAGGAACGATACAGCGTGCTGCTGCGCCTGCTCGATGACAATCGCAGCTTCCGCGCCGCCGATGATCTGCTCGAACCCGCCGCGCGTTCCGGGCGCATGCCCGATGTCGACCGCTGGGTCATCGCGCATGCCCTGCGCGAACTCAGCGCCCGGCGCCAGGCCGGGCATCGCGCGCATTTCCTGCTCAGCCTGTCCGCCGCGCTGCTACAGGACCCTGATCTACTGCTGTGGATTTGCGATCAGCTGCGCCAGAACAGCATTCGTGGTAACTGGGTCAGCTTTCAGATCCACGAGCAGGACGTGCGAACTCTTGGTGACAGCGCCCATGCCCTGGCCTCAGGGCTCGGGCAGGTCAAAAGCAAGGTGGTTGTCTCAAGTTTCGGCCGCAATCCTGACTCCGAATTGCTGCTCAACGACTTCCCCTTAGATTTTGTGCGCCTGGCCCCGGCCCTGACCGATAATCTCAGCGCAGATCAGCTCAAGAGTGGCCACGTCACGCACCTGCTATCCGCCGCCCAGTCGCGCGGCATCAGGAGCATTGCCGGTTGCATCGAAGACGAGCGCACCCTGGCAGCCATCTGGCGAGCCGGTGCCGACTATGTGCAAGGCAAAGTCCTCGGGCGCCCCTCGTCTGTCTTTGACCTGAACAACTAA